The Fusobacterium pseudoperiodonticum DNA window ATTATACAAATAAGTCTTGGAAAAAAAGCAGGACCTAAACTATATTTATCCATTTCAAAAACTTCAAAATTAAATGTAATAAAATATAGAAAAGCACTAATAATACATAAAAATAATAAGAAGAGTCTTTCTAACATTTTTCCTCCTAGTAAGTTAGTAAATAGATATTATTTTAGAATCTTTTCTATTGTCTTACTATCATTAATTATAAAGTTTTCAAATTCTTTAGGAGAAAGATATTTAATTCCATAATTTGCTTTATTCATAAAATCAATAAAATCTTTTGATTCAACAGCCTTTTTAATAGATGCATTTAATGTATCTATAACTTCTTTAGGAGTTCCCTTAGGAACAGCTATTCCTCTCCAAGTTCCAGAAGTTATATTATATCCCATTTCCTTTAAAGTTTTTACATCCTTTAAGCTTTCAAGTCTGTTATCTGACATAACACCTAAAACTCTAAATTGACCTGATTTAATTTGTCCCATAGCTTCTCCTGGACCAACAAGTGTAAAATCAGCATGTTTTCCAAGTAATGCTGGAACAACTTCACCAGCTCCATTGTAAGGAATATGGTTAAATTTAACTCCAATTTCTTTTTCAATAGCTAATACGTAAAAATTGGGTTTAGCTGTACTTGCAAACTTTATTTTTTCAGGATTTTTCTTTGCATCATTGATAAGATCATCAAATGTCTTATATTTTGAATCTTTTTCTACTAAAAGAACAGCTGGATCCAAATTTACTAATGATACTAATTCAAAATCTTTATATGTAACAGGTGATAATTTCATAATTGGCAAAGATATAATTTCTCTTGTAATCATAGTTACAGTATACCCATCTTTTTTCGCTTTTGCTCCAAAAGTCATTCCTACCGCTCCAGCTCCTCCTGTTTTATTAATTATTACAACAGGTTTTCCTAAATCTTTTTCCATTATACTGGCTAACTTTCTTGCAACAGCATCTGTTCCACCGCCTGCACTAAATGGCACAACTAAATTAATATTTTTACTTGGATAATCTTTTCCAAATGTCACAAGTGAGAAAATAAGTCCTAATAACAAAATAATTTTTTTCATAAAAACCTCCATATAATTTTATAAGATATTTGATACTATAATTGTAGCAAATTATTCTATTTTAGTATATATTTTATTTAAATAAAAAATTTCATAGGTAAAATTATAAATAAAATTTTATAATTTTATTATATAATTCATAGAAAATCTAACTTATATTATTTTCATATGTGAAATTTTAAGAGTTATTATGATATAATTTAATATATAAAGAAAGGAGGCGAATAAAAATGGAGTTGGTTCCTGCATTGGAAAAAATGGATAAGATTCTTATATATATTTATTTTAATAGAGAAGTCTCTCAAGTAGAAATTGTCAAAAATTTAAATATTTCAAGAGCAACTGCTTTTAGAATTCTTCATACATTAGTAGAATTAAATTACCTTTCTATTACAAATAAAAAATACAGTCTGGGAGATAAATTTTATTTATTTTTAAAAAATGATATAAAGGATAACTTTGTTCTTCTAAAAGAAGTTACCTATCCTTACTTAGAAAAATTGTCATTGAAATTTAAAGAAACCTTTAAACTAAGCATATTGGATAATGATAAAGTTAGAACTCTTTGTTTAGTTGAAAGTAGCGATCTAAATAAAGTTTCTTTTTCAGACAAAGCAATATATCCTATTCATGCGGGAGCGGCTAGCAAACTATTAATTTGTCAACTTCCAGAGTATAAGTTGAAATTATTGATTGATAACGGTCTTCCAAAATATACTAAAAATACAATTACAGATCCTGAAGTTTTGAGAAAAGAATTAAATAAAATTAGATACTCTAGAATCTCCTTTGATAATATGGAACATTCTGAAAATATAAAAGCAGTAGCTATTCCAATTTTAGATAAAAATAATAGAATAGTTGCCGCAATAAGTTGTCCTTGCTTTTCAGAGAAATTAAACGAAGAAAGAGAAAATGAGATAGCTAAAGAAATGAAAAAATATGCTGAAAAAATTAGAGAAAAACTGTATTTAGCAGAAGATAATTTAAGAAAATAGAAATAGAGAGTGATTAAACTGTTAATAGAAACGAATGTAGAAATAAATTTAAGGAGTATAGAAGAATTTACTAGAGTAATGGCTTCTGAGCTTCTTGAAGATAAAATTCTTTTTGATATCCAAAGAGAAGAAAATTTAATTAAGATAAAAGTAAGCTCTGAAAACTTAAATAAGAATACAGAATTTTCATATATAGATTTAGAGAACAAGATAGAAGATCAAATTTTAACTATGTGTAAAATAAGCCTATTAAAACTCTTAGATAAAAACTATGCTTGGGGTTCTCTTATGGGAGTACGTCCAACTAAAGTTTTAAGAAGACTTTTAATCAATGGTTGTAATTACGAAGAGGCTAGAAAGATTTTAAAAGATTTCTACTTGGTTACAGATGATAAAATAAATCTTATGGAAACTGTTGTTAAAAAAGAGTTGGAGCTTTTGGATAAAGAACATATAAATCTATATCTAGGAATACCTTTTTGTCCAACTAAATGTAAGTATTGTTCCTTTGCTTCCTATGAAATAGGTGGTGGAGTTGGAAGATTCTATAATGATTTTGTAGAAGCACTTTTAAAAGAAATTCAAATAATAGGAGATTTTCTAAAAACATATAATAAGAAAGTTTCATCTATATATTTTGGTGGTGGAACTCCAAGTACATTAACAGAAATAGATTTAGAAAGAGTTTTAAAGAAATTACTTGAAAATATAGATATGTCAGATGTGAAAGAATTCACTTTTGAGGCTGGTAGAGAAGACTCTTTAAATATTGAAAAATTAGAAATAATGAAGAAATACTCAGTGGATAGAATAAGTTTAAACCCACAATCATTTAATTTAGAAACTTTAAAAAGAGTCAATAGAAGATTTAATAGAGAAAACTTTGACTTAATATTCAAAGAAGCTAAAAAGCTAGGTTTTATCATAAATATGGATTTAATAATAGGCTTACCTAAAGAAACAACTGAAGAAATTTTAGATACTTTAGCTCAATTAAATGCCTATGACATAGATAATTTAACTATACACTGTTTAGCATTTAAAAGAGCTTCAAAGCTTTTTAAAGAAAGCCAAGAAAGAAACTCTATAGACAGAGCCTTAATTGAGGAACATATACAAGAGATAGTTAAAGAGAAAGAAATGAAACCTTACTATATGTATAGACAGAAAAATATCATTGAGTGGGGAGAAAATATAGGTTATTCTAAAGAAGGAAAAGAAAGTATTTTCAATATTGAAATGATAGAAGAAAACCAAAACACTATGGCACTAGGTGGAGGTGGTATAAGCAAGATTGTTATTGAAGAAAGAAATGGTATAGACTATATAGAAAGATATGTAAATCCAAAAGATCCTGCCCTATATATAAGGGAATTAGATAAAAGATGCAAAGAAAAAATAGAGATGTTTAAGAAGGAGAAAATATGAAAAAGATTATAAGCTTTTTACTATTTAGTTGCTTATTTGCAAATTCTTATGCAGTGCCAGCACTAAATAATAATGATTATAGATTGATTATGAGTTCTCAAAATATGCAAAATGAAAAAGAAGAACTATTGGATATAAATAAAGCTAGTGAACA harbors:
- a CDS encoding tripartite tricarboxylate transporter substrate binding protein; translated protein: MKKIILLLGLIFSLVTFGKDYPSKNINLVVPFSAGGGTDAVARKLASIMEKDLGKPVVIINKTGGAGAVGMTFGAKAKKDGYTVTMITREIISLPIMKLSPVTYKDFELVSLVNLDPAVLLVEKDSKYKTFDDLINDAKKNPEKIKFASTAKPNFYVLAIEKEIGVKFNHIPYNGAGEVVPALLGKHADFTLVGPGEAMGQIKSGQFRVLGVMSDNRLESLKDVKTLKEMGYNITSGTWRGIAVPKGTPKEVIDTLNASIKKAVESKDFIDFMNKANYGIKYLSPKEFENFIINDSKTIEKILK
- a CDS encoding IclR family transcriptional regulator codes for the protein MELVPALEKMDKILIYIYFNREVSQVEIVKNLNISRATAFRILHTLVELNYLSITNKKYSLGDKFYLFLKNDIKDNFVLLKEVTYPYLEKLSLKFKETFKLSILDNDKVRTLCLVESSDLNKVSFSDKAIYPIHAGAASKLLICQLPEYKLKLLIDNGLPKYTKNTITDPEVLRKELNKIRYSRISFDNMEHSENIKAVAIPILDKNNRIVAAISCPCFSEKLNEERENEIAKEMKKYAEKIREKLYLAEDNLRK
- a CDS encoding coproporphyrinogen III oxidase is translated as MLIETNVEINLRSIEEFTRVMASELLEDKILFDIQREENLIKIKVSSENLNKNTEFSYIDLENKIEDQILTMCKISLLKLLDKNYAWGSLMGVRPTKVLRRLLINGCNYEEARKILKDFYLVTDDKINLMETVVKKELELLDKEHINLYLGIPFCPTKCKYCSFASYEIGGGVGRFYNDFVEALLKEIQIIGDFLKTYNKKVSSIYFGGGTPSTLTEIDLERVLKKLLENIDMSDVKEFTFEAGREDSLNIEKLEIMKKYSVDRISLNPQSFNLETLKRVNRRFNRENFDLIFKEAKKLGFIINMDLIIGLPKETTEEILDTLAQLNAYDIDNLTIHCLAFKRASKLFKESQERNSIDRALIEEHIQEIVKEKEMKPYYMYRQKNIIEWGENIGYSKEGKESIFNIEMIEENQNTMALGGGGISKIVIEERNGIDYIERYVNPKDPALYIRELDKRCKEKIEMFKKEKI